One genomic region from Lynx canadensis isolate LIC74 chromosome E1, mLynCan4.pri.v2, whole genome shotgun sequence encodes:
- the CUEDC1 gene encoding LOW QUALITY PROTEIN: CUE domain-containing protein 1 (The sequence of the model RefSeq protein was modified relative to this genomic sequence to represent the inferred CDS: inserted 1 base in 1 codon; deleted 1 base in 1 codon), protein MTSLFPPSSSGGGGGGSAGARGAGTGGGAPASQELNNSRPARQVRRLEFNQAMDDFKTMFPNMDYDIIECVLRANSGAVDATIDQLLQMNLECGGGSVYEDSSDSEDSIPPEILERTLEPDSSDEEPPPVYSPAYHMHMFDRPYPXSPPTPPPRIDVLSSGPASSQRRYRNWNPPLLGNLPDDFLRILPQQLDSIQGNTGGSKPTSGERGLPPVAGPGSRDQENRWKQYLEDERIALFLQNEEFMKELQRNRDFLLALERDRLKYESQKSKSNSSSSSNSVAVGNDFGFPSPAPGTGDANPAVSEDALFRDKLKHMGKSTRRKLFELARAFSEKTRMRKSKRKHLSKHQSLGAAVSTANLLDDVEGHTCDEDFRGRRPEAPKMEEALREGRKRCQQFLLTGQDLTWQRRLESKTGPQLKGPAAAGQMVLEY, encoded by the exons ATGACCAGCCTGTTTCCGCcgagcagcagcggcggcgggggcggcggctcTGCCGGGGCGCGCGGGGCCGGGACCGGGGGCGGCGCGCCCGCCTCGCAGGAGCTC AACAACAGCCGGCCCGCCCGCCAGGTGCGCCGCCTCGAGTTCAACCAGGCCATGGACGACTTCAAGACCATGTTCCCCAACATGGATTACGACATCATCGAGTGCGTGCTGCGCGCCAACAGCGGCGCCGTGGACGCCACCATCGACCAGCTGCTGCAGATGAACCTGGAGTGCGGTGGCGGCAGCGTCTACGAGGACAGCTCCGACTCGGAGGACAGCATCCCCCCGGAG ATCTTGGAGAGGACTTTGGAACCTGATAGCTCCGATGAAGAACCCCCGCCTGTATACTCCCCAGCCTACCACATGCACATGTTCGACAGGCCTTACC gctccccccccaccccgcctccccg CATCGATGTGCTGAGCTCCGGACCTGCTTCGAGCCAGAGGCGCTATCGTAACTGGAACCCACCACTGCTGGGCAACCTCCCGGATGACTTTCTCCGCATCCTGCCCCAGCAGCTGGACAGCATTCAG GGTAACACTGGGGGCTCCAAGCCCACGAGCGGAGAGAGAGGCCTGCCCCCCGTGGCTGGGCCCGGGTCCCGGGACCAGGAGAACCGCTGGAAGCAGTACCTGGAGGACGAGAGGATCGCGCTCTTCCTGCAGAACGAGGAGTTCATGAAGGAGCTGCAGCGCAACCGGGACTTCCTCCTGGCCCTGGAGAGAG ATCGTTTGAAATACGAGTCCCAGAAATCCAaatccaacagcagcagcagcagcaacagcgtGGCTGTGGGAAATGACTTTGgctttccctctcctgccccag GAACCGGTGACGCCAATCCTGCTGTGTCTGAAGATGCCTTATTCAGGGACAAGTTAAAACACATGGGAAAAT ccacccGGAGGAAGCTGTTTGAGCTGGCCAGGGCCTTCTCCGAGAAGACCAGGATGAGGAAGTCAAAGAGGAAACACTTGTCCAAGCACCAGTC GCTGGGAGCTGCGGTGTCAACGGCTAATCTGCTGGACGACGTGGAGGGTCACACTTGTG ATGAAGACTTCCGGGGAAGGCGTCCGGAGGCACCCAAGATGGAGGAAGCCCTACGGGAAGGACGTAAGAG ATGCCAGCAGTTCCTCCTCACCGGACAAGATCTGACCTGGCAGAGGCGGCTGGAGAGCAAAACCGGCCCCCAGCTGAAGGGCCCAGCTGCAGCCGGACAGATGGTGCTTGAGTACTGA